The DNA segment TCGGGTTGGAGCCGGCGACCACGTTCTTCAGGCCTTCGTGCACGAGGGACTGAGCCAGCACGGTTGCGGTGGTGGTGCCGTCGCCTGCAACGTCATCGGTCTTCTTGGCGACTTCCTTGACCAGCTCGGCGCCGATGCGCTCGTACGGATCATCCAGATCGATTTCCTTGGCGATGGAAACACCATCGTTGGTGATGGTCGGAGCGCCGTAGGTCTTGTCGAGCACGACGTTGCGGCCCTTCGGACCCAGCGTCACCTTAACGGTGTTGGCCAGCTTATCGAGGCCCTGCAGCATTCCCTGACGAGCTTCCTCGTCATACGCAATGATCTTTGCCATGGTGTGTTTGTCCTCCAAATGGCTCAATATTCCAGTTTTCCACTGCATGGCACGATTCGTGACCCGGCCGTCAGCTGCCTGTTATCACTCTCGCACCTTGAGTGCTAACTGCGAGATTAGCACTCAAGGTGCGAGAGTGCCAACATGAATCCGCGATTGCGCTCTAGGCGAGACACGGGATTGCGGCGTGTGGCATCGCATCGCCATGTTCACGGCCCGCTTCCAGCCAGCCTTCGGCCGCTTCCGCCCCCCGACTGCAATCCGACTACAGCCTGACTACAGTCCGACTACGCATTGGGGCCCGCAGCCGAAAATCCGGCCACGAGCCCCATCACAGCGCATATGCGCCTCCGTCAGTTCAGCAGAATAACCACGATCGAAGCGCCAAGACCGGAGGTCTGCTGCACGTTGGAAATGCCCAACGCGTTCGCGACATCCTCGGCCGTGGCCTTGTCCGCATCGTTCTGATACCACACGACGGTGGCGTCAGGCAGCGTGCCGGACGGGTTCGCCGCGGCCACGTTCGCATACCCGGCCTGGTTCAGCACGCTCTGCTTGGTGGCGGCATAGCCGCTGATACCGGTGCCGTTGATCACACGCACCGACAGGGAACGGTCCACCTGGGCGGCCTGCTCCTGCTGCTGCTTGGCGGCCTCCTCTTCCTGCTGTTTCTTGGCGGCCTCCTCCTCTTGCTGTTTCTTGGCCGCCTCCTCCTGCTGCTTCTTTTCGGCGGCCTTCTTCGCCGCGGCCTTCTTTTCGGCGGCCTTCTTCTTGGCGGTGGTGGTGGAGGTCTTGCTGGAGGTCTGCGAGGATGCCGGCGACCACGGCCAATGCACCTTGTTGAACTCGCCGGAAAGCACGCCCCAAGCCAGGAAACCGCACAACGCCGCCACTACCACAACAACAACGAACGGCGTATAGCGTGCGGCGGCCGAACGCCTGCCGCGATGCACACCGGCGGGGCCCTTCGGCGGATTGTCGAACTCGTCCATCGCGTAAGACTCGATGCCGTTTCCACCTGTGCTCGTCATAACCGTCTTTCCTTCCGTTTCACAATTCAACCCCGAGTGTAACGGCACCGCCACCCACGCATGCAGGCCGCGTCACAGCATGCACTGTATATGCACGTATGCAGACGTATGCGCACGAAAACATTGCGACGAACACCACGAGCCGCCAAGCCAGGCAGGGGCGGGCGCAAGCATGCGAGGGCGGGCAAGCACACGTGCAGGTACAGTAAGCGGTATGAGCGAGATCAAACCGTTGCGTGATTTAGTGGAGGCCGGCTGGGCGAACGCCCTGGCCGACGTGGAACCGCAGGTGCACCGCATAGGCCAGTTCCTGCGCGAAGAGACCCGCGAAGGGCACCCCTGGCTGCCGGCAAGCCGCAATATTCTGCGCGCCTTCACCATCCCCTTCGATTCGATCCGCGTGCTGATCGTAGGCCAGGACCCCTACCCCACACCCGGCCACCCGGTCGGCCTGAGCTTCTGCGTGGCGCCCGACGTGAACCCGCTGCCGCGCAGCCTGGTCAATATCTATAAGGAGCTGACCGACGATCTTGGCGTGCCGATGCCCAGCAACGGCGACCTGACCCCGTGGACCAGGCGTGGCGTGCTGCTGCTGAACAGATGCCTGACCGTGGGCGTGGGCCGGCCGAACAGCCACCAGGGCAAGGGCTGGGAGGAAGTGACCGAGGCGGCCATCCGCGCGTTGAACGCCCGCGTGGACGAACACGGCAATCCCAAGCCGCTGGTCGCCATCCTGTGGGGTCGCAACGCGCAAAGCCTGGAGCCGCTGCTGACCAACGCGTTCATCATCAAATCGCCGCACCCTTCGCCGCTGTCCGCATCGCGCGGGTTCTTCGGGTCGAAGCCGTTCTCGCGTGCGAACGAGGCGCTGACCCGCATGGGTGCCGAACCGATCGACTGGCAACTGC comes from the Bifidobacterium angulatum DSM 20098 = JCM 7096 genome and includes:
- a CDS encoding LytR C-terminal domain-containing protein, with protein sequence MTSTGGNGIESYAMDEFDNPPKGPAGVHRGRRSAAARYTPFVVVVVVAALCGFLAWGVLSGEFNKVHWPWSPASSQTSSKTSTTTAKKKAAEKKAAAKKAAEKKQQEEAAKKQQEEEAAKKQQEEEAAKQQQEQAAQVDRSLSVRVINGTGISGYAATKQSVLNQAGYANVAAANPSGTLPDATVVWYQNDADKATAEDVANALGISNVQQTSGLGASIVVILLN
- a CDS encoding uracil-DNA glycosylase — encoded protein: MSEIKPLRDLVEAGWANALADVEPQVHRIGQFLREETREGHPWLPASRNILRAFTIPFDSIRVLIVGQDPYPTPGHPVGLSFCVAPDVNPLPRSLVNIYKELTDDLGVPMPSNGDLTPWTRRGVLLLNRCLTVGVGRPNSHQGKGWEEVTEAAIRALNARVDEHGNPKPLVAILWGRNAQSLEPLLTNAFIIKSPHPSPLSASRGFFGSKPFSRANEALTRMGAEPIDWQLP